A genomic window from Cricetulus griseus strain 17A/GY chromosome 4, alternate assembly CriGri-PICRH-1.0, whole genome shotgun sequence includes:
- the Tpst2 gene encoding protein-tyrosine sulfotransferase 2 isoform X2, protein MRRAPCLGLGPWLGMRLSVRKVLLAAGCTLALLLALQLGQQVLECRAVLGGKRSARRMRPEQEELVMLGADQVEYRYGKAMPLIFVGGVPRSGTTLMRAMLDAHPEVRCGEETRIIPRVLAMRQAWSKSGREKLRLDEAGVTDEVLDAAMQAFILEVIAKHGEPARVLCNKDPFTLKSSVYLARLFPNSKFLLMVRDGRASVHSMITRKVTIAGFDLSSYRDCLTKWNKAIEVMYAQCMEVGRDKCLPVYYEQLVLHPRRSLKRILDFLGIAWSDTVLHHEDLIGKPGGVSLSKIERSTDQVIKPVNLEALSKWTGHIPGDVVRDMAQIAPMLARLGYDPYANPPNYGNPDPIVINNTHRVNQNSTSPHLGSS, encoded by the exons ATGAGGCGGGCCCCCTGCCTGGGCCTGGGCCCCTGGCTGGGCATGCGCCTGTCGGTGCGCAAGGTgttgctggctgctggctgcacACTGGCCCTGTTGCTGGCTCTGCAGCTTGGACAGCAAGTGTTGGAGTGCCGGGCGGTGCTTGGGGGCAAGCGAAGCGCACGGAGGATGCGGCCAGAGCAGGAGGAACTGGTGATGCTTGGTGCCGACCAGGTGGAGTATCGCTACGGCAAGGCCATGCCGCTCATCTTTGTGGGTGGCGTACCTCGCAGTGGCACCACCCTCATGCGTGCCATGCTGGATGCGCACCCTGAAGTACGCTGTGGGGAGGAGACACGCATCATCCCTCGTGTGCTGGCCATGCGGCAGGCCTGGTCAAAGTCTGGCCGGGAGAAGCTGCGACTGGACGAGGCAGGTGTGACGGATGAGGTGCTGGACGCTGCCATGCAAGCCTTCATCCTGGAGGTGATTGCCAAGCATGGCGAGCCAGCACGTGTGCTGTGTAACAAGGACCCCTTCACACTCAAGTCCTCCGTCTACCTGGCACGCCTGTTCCCCAACTCCAAATTCCTGCTAATGGTGCGCGACGGCAGGGCCTCCGTGCACTCCATGATCACTCGAAAGGTCACCATTGCAGGCTTTGACCTCAGTAGCTACCGAGACTGTCTTACTAAGTGGAACAAGGCCATCGAGGTGATGTATGCACAGTGCATGGAGGTGGGCAGGGACAAATGCCTGCCTGTGTACTATGAACAGTTGGTGCTGCACCCCCGACGCTCACTCAAACGCATCCTGGACTTCCTGGGCATCGCCTGGAGTGACACAGTCCTGCACCACGAGGACCTCATTGGCAAGCCTGGGGGCGTCTCCTTGTCCAA GATCGAGCGGTCCACAGACCAGGTCATCAAACCCGTGAACTTGGAAGCACTCTCCAAGTGGACTGGCCACATCCCTGGGGACGTGGTGAGGGACATGGCACAGATTGCCCCCATGCTGGCTCGGCTTGGCTATGACCCCTATGCAAACCCACCCAACTATGGGAACCCTGACCCGATTGTCATCAACAACACACACCGG GTGAACCAGAACAGTACCTCCCCACACCTGGGAAGTTCCTGA
- the Tpst2 gene encoding protein-tyrosine sulfotransferase 2 isoform X1 translates to MRRAPCLGLGPWLGMRLSVRKVLLAAGCTLALLLALQLGQQVLECRAVLGGKRSARRMRPEQEELVMLGADQVEYRYGKAMPLIFVGGVPRSGTTLMRAMLDAHPEVRCGEETRIIPRVLAMRQAWSKSGREKLRLDEAGVTDEVLDAAMQAFILEVIAKHGEPARVLCNKDPFTLKSSVYLARLFPNSKFLLMVRDGRASVHSMITRKVTIAGFDLSSYRDCLTKWNKAIEVMYAQCMEVGRDKCLPVYYEQLVLHPRRSLKRILDFLGIAWSDTVLHHEDLIGKPGGVSLSKIERSTDQVIKPVNLEALSKWTGHIPGDVVRDMAQIAPMLARLGYDPYANPPNYGNPDPIVINNTHRVLKGDYKTPANLKGYFQVNQNSTSPHLGSS, encoded by the exons ATGAGGCGGGCCCCCTGCCTGGGCCTGGGCCCCTGGCTGGGCATGCGCCTGTCGGTGCGCAAGGTgttgctggctgctggctgcacACTGGCCCTGTTGCTGGCTCTGCAGCTTGGACAGCAAGTGTTGGAGTGCCGGGCGGTGCTTGGGGGCAAGCGAAGCGCACGGAGGATGCGGCCAGAGCAGGAGGAACTGGTGATGCTTGGTGCCGACCAGGTGGAGTATCGCTACGGCAAGGCCATGCCGCTCATCTTTGTGGGTGGCGTACCTCGCAGTGGCACCACCCTCATGCGTGCCATGCTGGATGCGCACCCTGAAGTACGCTGTGGGGAGGAGACACGCATCATCCCTCGTGTGCTGGCCATGCGGCAGGCCTGGTCAAAGTCTGGCCGGGAGAAGCTGCGACTGGACGAGGCAGGTGTGACGGATGAGGTGCTGGACGCTGCCATGCAAGCCTTCATCCTGGAGGTGATTGCCAAGCATGGCGAGCCAGCACGTGTGCTGTGTAACAAGGACCCCTTCACACTCAAGTCCTCCGTCTACCTGGCACGCCTGTTCCCCAACTCCAAATTCCTGCTAATGGTGCGCGACGGCAGGGCCTCCGTGCACTCCATGATCACTCGAAAGGTCACCATTGCAGGCTTTGACCTCAGTAGCTACCGAGACTGTCTTACTAAGTGGAACAAGGCCATCGAGGTGATGTATGCACAGTGCATGGAGGTGGGCAGGGACAAATGCCTGCCTGTGTACTATGAACAGTTGGTGCTGCACCCCCGACGCTCACTCAAACGCATCCTGGACTTCCTGGGCATCGCCTGGAGTGACACAGTCCTGCACCACGAGGACCTCATTGGCAAGCCTGGGGGCGTCTCCTTGTCCAA GATCGAGCGGTCCACAGACCAGGTCATCAAACCCGTGAACTTGGAAGCACTCTCCAAGTGGACTGGCCACATCCCTGGGGACGTGGTGAGGGACATGGCACAGATTGCCCCCATGCTGGCTCGGCTTGGCTATGACCCCTATGCAAACCCACCCAACTATGGGAACCCTGACCCGATTGTCATCAACAACACACACCGG GTTTTGAAAGGAGACTATAAAACGCCAGCCAATCTGAAAGGATATTTTCAG GTGAACCAGAACAGTACCTCCCCACACCTGGGAAGTTCCTGA
- the Tfip11 gene encoding tuftelin-interacting protein 11, producing MSLSHLYRDGEGHLDDDDDERENFEITDWDLQNEFNPNRQRHWQTKEEATYGVWAEHDSDEERPSFGGKRARDYSAPVNFISAGLKKGAAEEADSDDSDDDEKPAKQEDFPKDLGPKKLKTGGNFKPSQKGFAGGTKSFMDFGSWERHTKGIGQKLLQKMGYVPGRGLGKNAQGIINPIEAKQRKGKGAVGAYGSERTTQSLQDFPVADSEEEAEEEFQKELSQWRKDPSGSKKKPKYSYKTVEELKAKGRVSKKLTAPQKELSQVKVIDMTGREQKVYYSYSQISHKHSVPDEGLPLLAQLPPTAGKEAKVPGFALPELEHNLQLLIERTEQEIIQSDRQLQYERDMVVSLSHELEKTAEVLAHEERVISNLSKVLALVEECERRMQPHGTDPLTLDECAHIFETLQDKYYEEYRLADRADLAVAIVYPLVKDYFKDWHPLEDGSYGTQIISKWKSLLENDQLLSHSSQDLSSDAFHRLMWEVWMPFVRNVVAQWQPRNCDPMVDFLDSWAHIIPVWILDNILDQLIFPKLQKEVDNWNPLTDTVPIHSWIHPWLPLMQARLEPLYSPVRSKLSSALQKWHPSDASAKLILQPWKEVLTPGSWEAFMLRNIVPKLGMCLGELVINPHQQHMDAFYWVMDWEGMISVSSLVGLLEKHFFPKWLQVLCSWLSNSPNYEEITKWYLGWKSMFSDQVLAHPSVKDKFNEALDIMNRAVSSNVGAYMQPGARENIAYLTHTERRKDFQYEAMQERREAENMAQRGIGVAASSVPMNFKDLIETKAEEHNIVFMPVIGKRHEGKQLYTFGRIVIYIDRGVVFVQGEKTWVPTSLQSLIDMAK from the exons ATGTCACTGTCCCACCTGTACCGGGACGGGGAAGGTCATCtggacgatgatgatgatgagcgTGAGAACTTTGAGATCACTGATTGGGATCTCCAGAATGAGTTCAACCCCAACCGGCAGCGTCACTGGCAGACCAAGGAGGAGGCCACTTATGGGGTATGGGCTGAACATGACTCCGATGAAGAGAGGCCCAGCTTTGGAGGCAAACG GGCCCGAGACTATTCTGCACCGGTCAACTTCATCAGCGCAGGGCTCAAGAAAGGGGCAGCTGAAGAAGCGGACTCTGATGATTCTGATGATGATGAAAAGCCTGCGAAGCAGGAGGACTTTCCAAAGGACTTAGGACCAAAGAAGTTAAAAACG GGTGGCAATTTTAAGCCCAGCCAGAAAGGCTTTGCTGGAGGAACCAAGTCGTTCATGGACTTTGGCAGCTGGGAGAGACACACAAAGGGCATCGGGCAGAAGCTGCTACAGAAGATGGGCTACGTCCCTGGGCGGGGCCTGGGGAAGAATGCACAGG GAATCATCAATCCCATTGAGGCCAAACAGAGAAAAGGCAAAGGAGCCGTGGGAGCCTACGGCTCAGAGCGAACCACTCAGTCTCTGCAGGACTTCCCTGTGGCTGACTCAGAAGAAGAGGCTGAAGAG GAGTTTCAGAAGGAGCTGAGCCAGTGGAGGAAAGACCCCAGCGGGAGCAAGAAGAAGCCCAAGTACTCCTATAAGACTGTGGAGGAGCTGAAAGCCAAGGGCAGGGTCAGCAAGAAGCTCACAGCACCTCAGAAGGAGCTGTCTCAGGTCAAG GTGATCGACATGACAGGCCGGGAGCAGAAGGTGTACTACAGTTACAGCCAGATCAGCCACAAGCACAGTGTGCCGGATGAAGGGCTGCCTTTACTGGCACAGCTGCCTCCCACAGCCGGCAAGGAAGCCAAGGTGCCAGGCTTTGCACTGCCCGAGCTGGAGCACAACCTGCAGCTGCTCATTGAGCGCACGGAGCAGGAGATCATCCAGAGTGACCGTCAGCTGCAGTATGAACGGGACATGGTGGTCAGCCTGTCCCACGAGCTCGAGAAGACCGCCGAGGTCCTAGCACACGAGGAGCGTGTCATCTCCAACCTCAGCAAGGTGCTGGCCCTGGTAGAGGAGTGTGAGCGCCGCATGCAGCCTCATGGCACCGACCCCCTCACGCTGGATGAGTGTGCCCACATCTTTGAGACACTGCAGGACAAGTACTATGAGGAGTACCGCCTGGCAGACCGTGCAGACCTGGCTGTGGCCATCGTTTATCCGCTTGTGAAGGACTACTTCAAGGATTGGCACCCTCTTGAG GATGGCAGCTATGGCACCCAGATCATCTCCAAGTGGAAGAGCCTCCTGGAGAACGACCAACTTCTGTCTCACAGCAGCCAGGACCTGTCCTCGGACGCCTTCCACAG GCTCATGTGGGAGGTCTGGATGCCTTTTGTCCGGAATGTTGTCGCCCAGTGGCAGCCCAGGAACTGTGACCCGATGGTGGACTTCCTGGACAGCTGGGCACACATCATCCCTGTGTGGATCCTGGACAATATCCTGGACCAGCTCATCTTCCCCAAGCTGCAGAAGGAG GTGGACAACTGGAACCCCTTGACAGACACCGTTCCCATCCACTCGTGGATCCACCCATGGCTGCCCCTCATGCAGGCACGCCTGGAGCCGCTCTATTCCCCTGTCCGCAGCAAGCTGTCCAGCGCCCTGCAAAAGTGGCACCCCAGTGATGCTTCAGCTAAGCTCATCTTGCAGCCCTGGAAAGAGGTCCTTACCCCTGGATCCTGGGAGGCCTTCATGCTCAGGAACATCGTGCCCAAGCTGG GCATGTGTCTGGGTGAACTCGTCATCAACCCCCACCAGCAGCATATGGACGCCTTCTATTGGGTGATGGACTGGGAAGGGATGATCTCTGTCTCAAGCCTGGTGGGGCTGCTGGAGAAGCATTTCTTCCCCAAGTGGCTTCAG GTGCTATGCTCCTGGCTCAGTAACAGCCCCAATTACGAGGAGATCACCAAGTGGTACCTGGGCTGGAAATCCATGTTCTCAGACCAGGTGTTGGCACATCCCTCCGTCAAGGACAAGTTCAACGAAGCACTTGACATCATGAACAGGGCTGTGTCCTCCAATGTGG gtgcCTACATGCAGCCAGGTGCACGAGAGAATATTGCCTACCTCACCCACACGGAGCGCAGGAAGGACTTCCAGTATGAGGCCATGCAGGAACGCCGTGAGGCTGAGAATATGGCTCAGAGGGGCATCGGTGTGGCTGCCAGCTCTGTGCCTATGAACTTCAAGGACCTCATTGAGACCAAGGCAGAAGAGCACAACATTGTGTTCATGCCTGTCATTGGCAAGCGGCATGAGGGCAAACAGCTCTACACCTTTGGCCGGATTGTCATCTACATCGACCGGGGTGTGGTATTTGTGCAGGGTGAGAAGACTTGGGTGCCCACCTCCCTGCAGAGCCTCATAGACATGGCCAAGTAG
- the Srrd gene encoding LOW QUALITY PROTEIN: SRR1-like protein isoform X2 (The sequence of the model RefSeq protein was modified relative to this genomic sequence to represent the inferred CDS: deleted 3 bases in 2 codons), with amino-acid sequence MAAVVAAPEPWGTVAPRKKRSAGRRPRRDERRAHGLQAEPEADSEAVLRRLREAEEDLWNSDFCDSALETITQCLRKQLEQLQDLREALGRLTLSSSPGGSGESSARSTSPVRCVCYGLGNFASSVTARSQLAFMLLFLEKCQIPRSHCQVYDPLFSQAEVSVLTSLGVTVLCENEEGKRSTQGQPTIFYMPHCGTALYNNLLWSNWSIDALSRVVIIGNSFQCIEERLLARILQKNYPYIAKIVKSLEEFPLPQTPRYMDTFNDTSVHWFPLLKLEGLPRNLWASQEEPDYQDCEDLEIIRKQTGSSAGIAGQYLPPGPGAMLQTMPSPLPGKKYSPAAGITSHSALVAWSPK; translated from the exons ATGGCAGCGGTCGTGGCGGCTCCGGAGCCCTGGGGCACCGTGGCTCCGCGGAAGAAGCGCTCAGCGGGGAGGCGGCCGCGGCGGGACGAGCGGCGTGCCCACGGGCTCCAGGCCGAGCCGGAGGCGGACAGCGAGGCCGTGCTGCGCCGCCTGCGGGAGGCCGA GGAGGACCTTTGGAACTCCGATTTCTGTGATTCAGCACTGG AAACCATCACCCAGTGTCTTAGAAAACAGCTGGAGCAGCTGCAGGACCTAAGGGAAGCCCTTGGAAGGCTGACCCTCAGCTCATCACCTGGTGGGTCGGGAGAGTCCTCAGCCAGGAGCACTTCCCCTGTGAGGTGTGTGTGCTATGGTCTTGGGAACTTCGCCTCTAGTGTCACTGCTCGGAGCCAGCTCGCTTTTATGCTTCTTTTCCTGGAGAAGTGCCAG ATCCCCAGAAGCCACTGCCAGGTCTATGACCCTCTGTTCAGCCAAGCTGAAGTTTCAGTGCTCACTTCCCTCGGTGTGACTGTCCTCTGTGAGAATGAG GAAGGCAAGCGCAGCACCCAAGGCCAACCCACCATCTTCTACATGCCACATTGTGGCACAGCTCTATACAACAATCTGCTGTGGAGCAACTGGTCCATAGACGCCCTTTCCAGGGTGGTCATCATTGGGAACAGTTTCCAGTGCATCGAGGAAAG gTTGTTGGCAAGGATTCTGCAGAAAAATTATCCCTACATTGCAAAG ATTGTGAAGAGCCTGGAGGAGTTCCCACTGCCGCAGACTCCACGCTACATGGACACCTTTAATGACACTTCTGTCCACTGGTTCCCTCTGCTGAAGCTGGAGGGACTTCCCAGGAACCTGTGGGCATCTCAGGAAGAACCTGACTACCAGGACTGCGAGGACCTGGAGATCATCAGGAAACAGACAGGC AGCTCAGCTGGCATAGCAGGACAGTATCTGCCACCTGGGCCAGGAGCCATGCTGCAGACCATGCCATCTCCTTTGCCAGGCAAGAaatacagccca gctgctggtATCACATCACATTCTGCTCTGGTGGCCTGGTCTCCCAAATAG